One Brassica napus cultivar Da-Ae chromosome A1, Da-Ae, whole genome shotgun sequence genomic region harbors:
- the BNAA01G19410D gene encoding uncharacterized protein BNAA01G19410D codes for MQNSRIPPFTESKRKKIHNPNQHPLPSRISKKASTRIKPSHQPEMFSSDSSEYRALRRNYLLLEEESFALERELKEVEVEVKALEDEKVELLDKLVVMEGLVDP; via the coding sequence ATGCAAAACTCGAGGATCCCACCGTTTACTGAATCGAAGAGAAAGAAGATTCATAACCCAAACCAGCATCCCTTGCCATCACGAATCTCGAAAAAGGCTTCAACGAGGATCAAACCGTCCCATCAGCCTGAGATGTTTAGTTCAGATTCGTCCGAGTATAGAGCACTGAGGCGGAACTATTTGCTGCTGGAGGAAGAAAGCTTCGCGTTGGAGAGAGAGTTGAAGGAAGTCGAAGTCGAGGTTAAAGCACTTGAAGATGAGAAAGTTGAGCTTTTGGACAAACTTGTTGTAATGGAAGGTTTAGTTGATCCTTGA